In the genome of Lynx canadensis isolate LIC74 chromosome X, mLynCan4.pri.v2, whole genome shotgun sequence, one region contains:
- the LOC115506929 gene encoding LOW QUALITY PROTEIN: 40S ribosomal protein S29-like (The sequence of the model RefSeq protein was modified relative to this genomic sequence to represent the inferred CDS: deleted 1 base in 1 codon; substituted 1 base at 1 genomic stop codon), which yields MGHQQLYWSHWRKFGQGSQSCXICLNHHSLIRKPGLNVCRWCFHQCLKDPGFIKLDLVNFLEWVIQETYLNCTDPRCLPYC from the exons ATGGGTCACCAGCAGCTCTACTGGAGCCACTGGAGGAAATTTGGCCAGGGTTCTCAG TCTTGCTGAATCTGCTTAAACCACCACAGTCTGATCCGGAAACCCGGCCTTAATGTGTGCCGCTGGTGTTTCCATCAGTGCTTGAAAGACCCAGGCTTCATTAAGTTGGATTTAGTGAACTTCCTTGAATGGGTCATCCAAGAGACCTACCTTAACTGCACAGATCCAAGATGCCTACCTTACTGCTAA